One Portunus trituberculatus isolate SZX2019 unplaced genomic scaffold, ASM1759143v1 PGA_scaffold_471__1_contigs__length_61015, whole genome shotgun sequence DNA window includes the following coding sequences:
- the LOC123500691 gene encoding histone H2B-like: MPPKGKVQKAIAKGDKKKKRRRKESYSIYIYKVLKQVHPDTGVSSKAMSIMNSFVNDIFERIAAEASRLAHYNKRSTITSREVKTAVRLLLPGELAKHAVSKGTKAVTKYTSSK; encoded by the coding sequence ATGCCTCCCAAAGGCAAGGTTCAGAAGGCCATAGCCAaaggggacaagaagaagaagcggaggaggaaggaaagctactCCATCTACATCTACAAGGTGCTTAAGCAGGTCCACCCCGACACTGGCGTGTCCTCCAAGGCTATGTCAATCATGAACTCTTTCGTAAACGACATTTTCGAGCGCATCGCTGCCGAGGCATCCCGCCTGGCACACTACAACAagcgctccaccatcaccagccgggAGGTCAAGACTGCCGTTCGTCTCCTTCTGCCCGGCGAACTGGCAAAACACGCCGTCTCTAAGGGCACCAAGGCTGTCACCAAGTACACCTCCTCCAAGTAA
- the LOC123500697 gene encoding histone H4-like: MTTTTTTRSNASSSVTMTGRGKGGKGLGKGGAKRHRKVLRDTIQCITKPAIRRLARRGGVKRISGLIYEETHGVLKVFLENVIRDAVTYTEHAKRKTVTAMDVVYALKRLGRTLYGFGG, translated from the coding sequence atgactactactactactactcgcagCAACGCCTCATCATCTGTCACCATGACTGGCCGCGGCAAGGGAGGCAAGGGACttggaaagggaggagccaaGCGTCACCGTAAGGTTCTGCGTGACACCATCCAGTGCATCACCAAGCCCGCTATCCGTCGGTTGGCTCGCCGAGGCGGCGTCAAGCGCATCTCCGGTCTCATCTACGAGGAGACTCATGGGGTGCTAAAGGTGTTCCTCGAGAACGTCATCAGGGATGCCGTCACCTACACCGAGCACGCCAAGCGCAAGACCGTCACTGCCATGGACGTTGTCTACGCCCTCAAGCGTCTGGGACGTACCCTCTACGGATTTGGCGGTTAA